Proteins from a genomic interval of Bdellovibrio sp. GT3:
- the dut gene encoding dUTP diphosphatase has protein sequence MNKVNVKIKTLENFKGELPAYQSAGASGVDVRAQLDGPVVLEPGQRAMIPTGLSFEIPMGFEIQARPRSGWAAKNGLTVLNTPGTIDADYRGEVKIIVINLGDAAVTIGDQERCAQLVVAPVYQANFVMAQELTETERGAGGFGSTGRA, from the coding sequence ATGAATAAAGTAAACGTAAAAATTAAGACTCTTGAAAACTTCAAAGGTGAATTGCCAGCTTATCAATCAGCGGGCGCTTCCGGCGTTGACGTTCGTGCGCAATTGGATGGTCCAGTTGTTCTTGAGCCAGGTCAACGTGCGATGATCCCAACGGGTTTGAGCTTTGAAATCCCAATGGGTTTCGAAATTCAGGCACGTCCTCGCAGCGGCTGGGCCGCAAAAAACGGTCTGACTGTTTTGAACACGCCGGGAACCATCGATGCTGACTACCGCGGTGAAGTTAAAATCATCGTGATCAATTTGGGCGATGCAGCTGTGACGATCGGCGATCAAGAGCGTTGCGCGCAATTGGTAGTCGCTCCAGTTTACCAAGCAAACTTCGTAATGGCTCAGGAATTGACTGAGACAGAGCGTGGCGCAGGCGGCTTCGGCTCCACCGGCCGCGCTTAA
- a CDS encoding M16 family metallopeptidase: MANLFKKSELANGIRVMSEFHPGSRAVSIGIWVLTGTRDETPAIAGMSHLLEHLVFKGTKTRNTYQIAKSLESVGGELNAYTTREYTCYHALVLKDHWETALDVLSDLVSNMDLVKKEFALEKGVILQEIAMSEDSHEDVIYDVLYDEAYGKHPLGRPILGTPASIALMKQNQVLDYYKKNYTGKNIIVSAAGCLDHDEFMAGVQKHLGKKKKSTLKNTRKKPSWLRRRRVMEKQSEQVHMLLGLPTASFHDKHRFEAVIANTLLGGGMTSKLYQSVREKRGLVYSIFSSLNTNIDSGMLNIYAASELKSVKKVADLVAKEFQKLRTKGATRADVEMFKTQVKGSILLGSDDIENRMTSLAVNEMVFGEYRSVESVIEEINLVTVDTVNDYIRNELKTDKTSGVLLGTGVEELKDWWEGFEL; the protein is encoded by the coding sequence TTGGCAAATCTGTTCAAAAAATCTGAACTAGCAAACGGGATCCGAGTGATGAGCGAGTTTCATCCAGGGTCCCGTGCCGTTTCTATCGGTATCTGGGTTTTGACGGGGACTCGTGACGAAACTCCGGCCATCGCCGGGATGTCTCACTTGCTTGAGCATTTGGTGTTTAAAGGCACTAAGACCCGTAATACTTATCAAATCGCAAAATCACTGGAATCTGTGGGTGGGGAGCTAAACGCTTACACTACTCGCGAATACACGTGCTACCACGCCCTTGTTTTGAAGGATCATTGGGAGACGGCATTGGACGTTTTGTCTGATCTTGTTTCCAATATGGATCTGGTCAAAAAAGAATTCGCCTTGGAAAAAGGTGTGATTCTGCAAGAGATTGCGATGTCCGAGGATTCTCATGAGGACGTGATCTATGACGTTCTTTATGATGAAGCCTATGGCAAGCATCCACTGGGTCGTCCGATTTTAGGGACACCAGCCTCTATTGCTTTGATGAAGCAAAATCAGGTTTTGGATTATTATAAGAAAAACTACACCGGCAAAAACATCATCGTCAGCGCAGCGGGCTGCCTGGATCATGATGAGTTTATGGCGGGCGTGCAAAAGCACTTGGGTAAAAAGAAAAAATCCACACTTAAGAACACGCGCAAAAAGCCAAGCTGGTTGCGTCGTCGTCGCGTGATGGAAAAGCAATCCGAACAAGTGCACATGTTGCTGGGACTACCGACCGCAAGTTTCCATGACAAGCATCGCTTTGAGGCTGTTATCGCGAATACTTTGTTGGGCGGGGGGATGACCTCGAAGCTTTATCAAAGTGTGCGCGAAAAGCGCGGATTGGTGTATTCCATTTTCTCCAGCTTAAATACCAATATCGATTCAGGAATGCTGAATATCTATGCGGCTTCCGAGTTGAAAAGCGTCAAAAAAGTCGCGGATCTTGTTGCCAAGGAATTCCAGAAGTTGCGCACCAAAGGTGCCACCAGAGCGGATGTTGAGATGTTTAAGACTCAAGTCAAAGGCTCTATTTTGCTGGGCTCCGACGACATCGAAAATCGCATGACTTCTTTGGCCGTCAATGAAATGGTGTTTGGCGAATACAGATCAGTCGAATCCGTCATCGAGGAAATCAATCTGGTCACAGTGGATACTGTGAATGATTATATCCGCAATGAACTTAAGACTGACAAAACATCCGGCGTATTGCTGGGCACTGGTGTTGAGGAACTCAAAGACTGGTGGGAGGGGTTTGAACTATGA
- the pnp gene encoding polyribonucleotide nucleotidyltransferase, translating into MKTTVTTSVGGKQITIEAGRMAKQADGSVLVSSGNNMVIVTAVSSKKQSELDFFPLTVEYIEKYYATGKIPGGYFKREAKPTNDAVLIARLIDRPIRPSFPEGYRYETQIVATVLSADGSFPLEILASLGASAALHVSNIPFNGPTAAVQIARVDGQFIANPTPQQMEKSDMDMIVAGTRNGLLMVEGETKFITEADALAALKFGHQALMPLLNAQDELREKMGSVAKRTFTAPAVDADFKASAEAFLQPKIAAALAIKEKQDRYAASATAAADAEKALLASITDKDLLKQRKKDLNTVIEDLKYKEARAMILDRKVRIDGRNTTTVRPVANEVGILPRAHGSGLFTRGETQVLGTVTLGTGDDEQMVDSLLGVQKRKFLLHYNFPPYSVGEVGRMSGTSRREIGHGNLAERALKAVLPDHEKFPYTIRIVSEVLESNGSSSMGTVCSGLMALLDAGVPVKGNVAGVAMGLIKEGDRVAVLTDILGDEDHLGDMDFKVAGTAQGITAVQMDIKIDSVSFEVMEQALSQAKDGRIHILNEMEKVMKTPRGQISEFAPRIETIKIRPDKIREVIGSGGKVIRGITEATGVKIEIEDDGTIHIASADPEATKKAIGMINDIVAEAEVGKTYKGRVVKIAEFGAFVEILPNTQGLLHISEISNERVRAVTDVLKEGETIDVKVLEVDRAGRVKLSRKALLQ; encoded by the coding sequence ATGAAAACGACTGTAACTACTTCTGTAGGTGGAAAACAGATCACAATCGAAGCAGGCCGTATGGCAAAACAAGCGGATGGATCAGTGCTTGTTTCCAGCGGTAACAACATGGTTATCGTAACTGCTGTTTCTTCCAAAAAACAATCTGAGCTGGATTTCTTCCCTCTGACTGTTGAATACATCGAAAAATACTATGCTACTGGTAAAATCCCAGGTGGTTACTTCAAACGTGAAGCTAAACCAACAAACGATGCGGTTCTTATTGCTCGTTTGATCGATCGTCCAATCCGTCCTTCTTTCCCAGAAGGCTACCGCTACGAGACACAAATTGTAGCGACAGTACTTTCTGCTGACGGTTCTTTCCCATTGGAAATCCTGGCGAGCTTGGGTGCTTCTGCAGCCCTTCACGTATCAAACATTCCATTCAACGGCCCAACTGCAGCAGTTCAAATCGCTCGCGTTGATGGTCAATTCATCGCCAACCCAACTCCACAACAAATGGAAAAATCCGACATGGATATGATCGTTGCGGGTACTCGCAATGGTTTGTTGATGGTGGAAGGCGAAACGAAATTCATCACTGAAGCAGACGCTTTGGCAGCATTGAAATTCGGTCACCAGGCATTGATGCCTCTTTTGAACGCGCAAGATGAATTGCGTGAGAAAATGGGTTCTGTTGCTAAACGCACATTCACAGCACCTGCAGTTGATGCTGATTTCAAAGCTTCTGCAGAAGCTTTCTTGCAACCTAAAATTGCGGCAGCTCTTGCGATCAAAGAAAAACAAGATCGTTACGCAGCTTCTGCAACTGCAGCAGCTGACGCTGAAAAAGCATTGCTTGCATCAATCACTGATAAAGACCTTTTGAAACAACGTAAAAAAGATCTAAACACAGTTATCGAAGATCTTAAGTACAAAGAAGCTCGTGCGATGATCTTGGATCGTAAAGTTCGTATCGATGGTCGTAACACGACAACTGTACGTCCGGTTGCGAACGAAGTTGGTATCCTGCCACGTGCTCACGGTTCTGGTCTTTTCACTCGTGGTGAGACTCAAGTATTGGGTACTGTGACTTTGGGTACTGGTGACGATGAACAAATGGTTGATTCATTGTTGGGCGTTCAAAAACGCAAATTCTTGCTTCACTACAACTTCCCTCCATACTCTGTAGGTGAAGTAGGTCGTATGAGCGGTACTTCTCGTCGTGAGATCGGTCACGGTAACTTGGCAGAGCGCGCTCTTAAAGCAGTTCTTCCTGACCATGAGAAATTCCCATACACAATCCGTATCGTGTCTGAAGTTTTGGAATCCAACGGTTCTTCTTCAATGGGTACTGTATGTTCTGGTTTGATGGCTCTTCTTGACGCCGGCGTTCCTGTTAAAGGCAACGTTGCAGGTGTGGCGATGGGTCTTATCAAAGAAGGCGACCGCGTAGCTGTATTGACTGACATCCTGGGTGACGAAGATCACTTGGGTGACATGGACTTTAAAGTTGCTGGTACTGCTCAAGGTATCACAGCGGTTCAAATGGACATCAAAATTGACTCTGTTTCTTTCGAAGTTATGGAACAAGCGTTGTCTCAAGCTAAAGACGGCCGTATCCACATCTTGAACGAAATGGAAAAAGTGATGAAAACTCCTCGTGGTCAAATCTCCGAATTTGCTCCACGTATCGAGACTATCAAAATCCGTCCAGACAAAATCCGCGAGGTTATTGGTTCTGGTGGTAAAGTTATCCGTGGTATCACTGAAGCGACTGGCGTTAAGATCGAGATCGAAGACGACGGTACAATCCACATTGCATCCGCTGATCCTGAAGCAACTAAAAAAGCTATCGGCATGATCAACGACATCGTGGCTGAAGCTGAAGTTGGTAAAACGTATAAAGGCCGCGTAGTAAAAATCGCTGAGTTCGGTGCATTCGTTGAGATCCTTCCGAACACTCAAGGTTTGCTACACATCTCTGAGATCTCTAACGAGCGCGTTCGCGCCGTGACTGATGTTCTTAAAGAAGGCGAAACTATCGACGTAAAAGTTCTTGAAGTTGACCGCGCAGGTCGCGTGAAACTTTCTCGCAAAGCTTTACTTCAGTAA
- the rpsO gene encoding 30S ribosomal protein S15, with the protein MAVTKEQKAQIVNKFKTAGLDTGSAQVQVALLTARINDLTGHFTTHKKDFHGRRGLVTLVNQRRKLLDYLHRKDVAAYQTLIKELDIRK; encoded by the coding sequence ATGGCAGTCACTAAAGAACAAAAAGCACAGATCGTTAACAAGTTTAAAACTGCGGGCCTTGATACTGGTTCAGCACAAGTACAAGTTGCTTTGCTAACTGCAAGAATCAACGACCTTACAGGTCACTTCACAACTCACAAAAAAGACTTTCACGGTCGTCGTGGTCTTGTGACTTTGGTTAACCAACGTCGTAAGCTTTTGGATTACTTGCACCGCAAAGACGTGGCTGCATATCAAACTCTTATCAAAGAACTTGATATCCGTAAGTAA
- the truB gene encoding tRNA pseudouridine(55) synthase TruB — protein MTNNSENNRPPKRDPVPFDGLLLVDKPSGISSHDVVSRLRRIMGTKSVGHSGTLDPMASGLMACLINEATKLSQYILEGDKGYRVRIQFGLRTDTLDTTGEVLETHPVDINEASLLAEAMKLQGEMEVEVPIYSAIKVQGKKLYEYARQDKDVVIPKKVMNFWDIKFLGMGTDWAEFDLRCSKGSYIRTWVDLLGNALGCGAAMSGLRRTYSAPYYLEQAMTLEAIEECVKKDTLSGAFVAMEAALPMVKRIRVKGQDQVLLGNGQISHDLRSQLIAVFKPEEDQYVQILSLDSGKLLAIVGLEPGRGFVLKRVFKY, from the coding sequence ATGACGAATAATTCTGAAAATAATAGACCGCCTAAGCGGGACCCTGTCCCGTTTGATGGCTTATTGCTGGTCGATAAACCATCGGGCATTTCCAGTCACGACGTGGTTTCACGCCTCCGTCGCATCATGGGCACAAAGTCTGTCGGTCACTCCGGCACTTTGGATCCAATGGCGTCGGGCTTGATGGCCTGTTTGATCAATGAAGCAACCAAGCTTTCCCAATACATTCTTGAAGGTGACAAAGGTTACCGCGTGCGTATTCAATTCGGTCTTCGTACCGACACCTTGGATACGACAGGGGAAGTTCTTGAAACGCATCCGGTGGATATAAATGAAGCCAGCTTGCTAGCTGAAGCCATGAAACTTCAGGGCGAGATGGAAGTTGAAGTTCCGATTTACTCGGCCATTAAGGTGCAGGGTAAAAAGCTCTATGAATATGCCCGCCAGGATAAAGACGTGGTGATCCCTAAAAAGGTCATGAACTTCTGGGATATCAAATTCTTAGGGATGGGGACTGATTGGGCTGAGTTTGACCTGCGCTGCTCAAAAGGCAGCTATATCCGCACTTGGGTCGACCTGCTGGGGAACGCGTTAGGATGTGGTGCAGCGATGAGTGGGCTCCGCCGGACTTATTCGGCTCCCTATTATTTGGAGCAGGCCATGACCTTGGAGGCTATCGAGGAGTGTGTAAAAAAGGACACTCTTTCGGGGGCTTTTGTTGCGATGGAAGCGGCCTTGCCGATGGTAAAGCGTATTCGAGTTAAGGGGCAGGATCAGGTTCTTTTGGGCAATGGGCAGATCAGTCATGACCTGCGCAGCCAGCTTATAGCGGTTTTTAAGCCCGAAGAAGACCAATATGTACAGATCCTGTCGCTGGATTCCGGGAAGCTTTTAGCCATTGTGGGGCTGGAGCCGGGCCGCGGGTTTGTCTTAAAGCGGGTCTTTAAGTACTGA
- the rbfA gene encoding 30S ribosome-binding factor RbfA: protein MKNVGDGRRVAQVERQIQATIAQFLIRGFKMPLPGLVTVASVKMPADLRAARVYISVLGSEADQEQAIELLQERAFEIQNYIGKELKMRYCPKLKFYPDHTTEQVLKVERIISDLEAERKAKNPKDESESDDE, encoded by the coding sequence ATGAAAAATGTGGGTGATGGCCGCAGGGTCGCGCAAGTTGAGCGTCAAATTCAAGCGACCATTGCTCAATTTTTAATTAGAGGTTTCAAAATGCCGTTACCAGGTTTGGTAACGGTGGCTTCTGTAAAGATGCCAGCGGATTTGCGTGCGGCAAGAGTTTACATCAGCGTTCTTGGTTCTGAAGCGGATCAAGAACAAGCGATTGAACTTTTGCAAGAGCGCGCATTCGAAATCCAAAACTATATCGGTAAAGAATTAAAGATGCGTTACTGCCCAAAATTAAAGTTCTATCCGGATCATACGACAGAACAGGTTTTGAAAGTGGAGCGCATTATCTCTGATCTTGAGGCTGAACGAAAAGCCAAGAATCCCAAAGACGAATCCGAATCTGATGACGAATAA